In Shewanella sp. VB17, a single genomic region encodes these proteins:
- a CDS encoding sarcosine oxidase subunit beta family protein translates to MEKYSGFGLITHALSHHENWQRVWRNPQPKKRYDVIIVGGGGHGLATAYYLASVHGITNIAVLEKGYLGGGNTARNTTIVRSNYLWDESAHLYEHAMKLWEGLSQDLNYNVMFSQRGVLNLGHTLQDMRDIGRRVNANRLNGIDGEVLDTQQVQEIVPMMNCGTDTRYPILGASWQPRAGVARHDAVAWGYARAADALGVDLIQQCEVIDIITEDGAAVGVNTKQHGIIKADRVGCAVAGNSSVLAKMAGFELPLESHPLQALVSEPIKPILDTVVMSNQVHGYISQSDKGDLVIGAGIDGYNGYGQRGAYHTIEHTVQAILELFPIFSRVRMNRQWGGIVDTCPDACPIISATPVENLFFNCGWGTGGFKATPGSGHVFADLLAKGQANTLAKPFALSRFHNGALIDEHGAAGVAH, encoded by the coding sequence ATGGAAAAATATTCTGGTTTTGGGTTGATAACACATGCCTTAAGTCACCATGAAAACTGGCAGCGGGTTTGGCGTAATCCCCAACCAAAGAAAAGGTATGATGTGATTATTGTTGGTGGCGGTGGTCATGGGCTTGCGACAGCTTATTATTTGGCTAGTGTTCACGGCATTACTAATATAGCCGTGCTTGAGAAGGGGTATTTAGGTGGTGGAAATACTGCGCGAAATACCACCATTGTTCGCTCTAATTATCTTTGGGATGAATCAGCACATTTGTATGAACACGCCATGAAATTGTGGGAAGGCCTGTCCCAAGATTTAAATTATAACGTGATGTTTTCTCAGCGAGGCGTGTTGAACTTAGGCCATACCTTGCAAGACATGCGAGATATTGGCCGTCGAGTTAACGCTAATCGTTTAAATGGTATTGATGGTGAAGTATTAGACACTCAACAGGTACAGGAAATTGTACCTATGATGAATTGTGGCACAGATACTCGTTATCCAATATTGGGTGCATCTTGGCAGCCTAGAGCTGGGGTTGCTCGCCATGATGCGGTTGCATGGGGCTATGCACGCGCCGCTGATGCACTGGGTGTAGATTTAATTCAGCAATGTGAAGTTATTGATATTATAACTGAAGATGGCGCTGCTGTGGGGGTTAATACTAAGCAGCACGGGATCATTAAAGCTGATCGTGTTGGATGTGCGGTAGCGGGAAACTCCAGCGTATTAGCCAAAATGGCAGGTTTCGAGTTACCGCTTGAGTCACATCCACTGCAGGCACTGGTCTCTGAACCCATTAAACCTATTTTGGACACTGTGGTGATGTCCAACCAAGTTCACGGTTATATCTCGCAATCAGATAAAGGTGATTTGGTGATTGGTGCCGGCATTGATGGTTATAACGGTTATGGTCAGCGAGGTGCTTATCACACAATAGAGCATACCGTTCAGGCAATCTTAGAGTTATTCCCAATCTTTAGCCGTGTCAGAATGAATCGTCAGTGGGGAGGTATTGTTGATACTTGCCCTGATGCATGTCCCATTATTTCAGCGACACCCGTTGAAAATCTATTTTTTAATTGTGGCTGGGGAACAGGCGGATTTAAAGCCACACCAGGTTCAGGCCATGTCTTTGCCGATTTGCTCGCGAAAGGGCAAGCCAACACGTTAGCTAAACCGTTTGCTTTGTCCCGTTTCCACAATGGTGCTTTGATTGATGAACATGGTGCTGCAGGCGTCGCTCACTAG
- the glyA gene encoding serine hydroxymethyltransferase — translation MFDYCNKLNGFDEVVDKAIQKEKVRQEAHIELIASENYTSPMVMEAQGTSLTNKYAEGYPGRRYYGGCEHVDEIETLAIERAKELFGADYANVQPHSGSQANAAVFMALVEPGDTVLGMSLAHGGHLTHGSHVSFSGKTYNAVQYGINEAGEIDYDEVRAMAHEHQPKMIIAGFSAYSQVIDWARFRQIADEVGAYLFVDMAHVAGLVAAEQYPNPLPHAHVVTSTTHKTLRGPRGGLILSLNNPELEKKLNSAVFPGVQGGPLMHVIAAKAVAFKEALQPEFKLYQAQVVRNADVMARTFIERGYDVVSGGTRNHLFLLSLIKQGLTGKEADAALGQASITVNKNAVPNDPQSPFVTSGLRIGSPAITTRGFKEQECRQLSHWIADILDALQTEDASGVIAEVKHKASQLCGDYPVYRGQ, via the coding sequence ATGTTTGATTATTGTAATAAGCTTAACGGATTCGATGAAGTGGTTGATAAGGCCATTCAGAAAGAAAAAGTGCGCCAAGAGGCACATATCGAACTTATTGCTTCTGAGAATTATACCAGTCCAATGGTGATGGAAGCACAAGGCACATCATTGACAAATAAATATGCTGAAGGTTACCCAGGGCGTCGTTATTATGGTGGTTGTGAGCATGTTGATGAAATAGAAACATTAGCCATTGAGCGGGCCAAAGAACTTTTTGGTGCTGATTATGCGAACGTACAGCCGCATTCCGGTTCTCAAGCTAATGCTGCAGTATTTATGGCGTTAGTTGAGCCAGGAGACACTGTATTAGGCATGAGTTTGGCTCATGGTGGACATTTAACCCATGGTTCTCATGTTAGCTTTTCTGGAAAAACCTATAATGCGGTTCAGTATGGCATTAACGAAGCGGGCGAAATTGATTACGATGAAGTGAGAGCAATGGCTCATGAACATCAACCTAAAATGATTATTGCTGGATTCTCTGCATACTCTCAAGTGATCGATTGGGCACGTTTTCGTCAAATTGCCGATGAAGTCGGAGCCTATCTTTTTGTCGATATGGCCCATGTTGCCGGCCTTGTTGCAGCGGAGCAGTATCCTAATCCATTGCCTCATGCACACGTTGTCACATCAACTACTCATAAAACTTTGCGTGGACCGCGTGGCGGCTTAATTCTGAGCCTAAATAATCCAGAATTAGAGAAGAAATTAAATTCGGCAGTCTTTCCTGGTGTTCAGGGCGGCCCTTTAATGCATGTGATTGCCGCTAAGGCGGTGGCGTTCAAGGAGGCGTTACAGCCTGAATTTAAGTTATATCAAGCTCAGGTTGTTCGTAATGCCGATGTGATGGCGCGAACATTTATTGAACGAGGCTATGATGTGGTTTCTGGTGGTACGCGCAATCATTTATTCCTGCTGAGTTTAATTAAGCAGGGCCTTACTGGCAAAGAGGCAGATGCAGCCTTGGGCCAAGCTTCAATCACTGTCAATAAAAATGCAGTGCCCAATGATCCTCAGTCACCATTTGTCACCTCTGGTCTGCGTATTGGTTCTCCTGCTATCACCACCCGAGGCTTTAAAGAACAAGAATGTCGTCAGTTGTCTCATTGGATAGCGGATATATTGGATGCGCTGCAAACTGAAGATGCAAGCGGCGTGATTGCAGAGGTGAAGCATAAAGCCAGTCAGCTTTGTGGTGATTATCCAGTTTACCGCGGTCAGTGA
- the nhaC gene encoding Na+/H+ antiporter NhaC produces MNHNKGIKPSFAMALLPIALTLLLLAIQLFVFNDFTPHIPLAIGIGITAILARFRGYKWLYIEGGVFNALRIALPSIAILIAVGMIVAIWIASGTVPVLIYYGLKLLSPEFFLASGMLLCAIVSVSLGTSWGTVSTIGLALVGIGAGFDIPIYWTAGAVVSGAFFGDKMSPLSDTTNLAPAVTGVNLFDHIKNMIPTTLPAMLISLCIYLFVGFYVIDSASVDFSTINTITTGLETSFSLSPWLLLPPAIVLFLSLKRMPSLPSLFAGVISGAILAVVVQGFSLHEVFQFMQNGFSITTGVTELDSLLNRGGIQSMAWVITLVMISLGFGGALERTHCLESIIEVILKKTHSFLGLQAAAMGTAVTTNLVAGDPYLSISLPGRMFAPAYVEQGYSKLNLSRAVEEGGTLISPLIPWNAGGAVVITALGLGIAEGNIENLLYIPLSFACWISPLIGLFYAATGRFSPKLTQVEREQAEQDPAEETELVQA; encoded by the coding sequence ATGAACCACAATAAGGGCATCAAACCAAGTTTTGCGATGGCGTTACTTCCCATTGCACTCACACTCCTCTTACTCGCTATCCAACTGTTTGTATTTAATGATTTCACTCCTCACATTCCTTTGGCTATCGGCATAGGGATCACTGCCATACTTGCACGGTTTAGAGGTTATAAATGGCTGTATATTGAAGGAGGGGTATTCAATGCCCTACGTATCGCACTGCCCTCTATCGCCATTTTAATTGCGGTTGGCATGATAGTGGCCATATGGATAGCCAGTGGTACAGTACCTGTATTAATATATTATGGGCTTAAGTTGCTTAGCCCTGAATTCTTCCTTGCCTCAGGTATGCTGTTATGCGCCATTGTGTCAGTATCACTAGGGACATCTTGGGGGACGGTGAGCACTATTGGTTTGGCATTGGTCGGCATTGGTGCTGGTTTTGATATTCCAATATACTGGACAGCAGGGGCTGTTGTTTCCGGTGCTTTTTTTGGTGACAAGATGTCGCCATTATCCGATACCACCAATCTAGCCCCTGCGGTAACGGGGGTAAATCTGTTTGACCACATCAAGAACATGATCCCAACCACTCTTCCTGCGATGTTGATTTCACTCTGTATCTATTTATTTGTTGGTTTTTATGTCATCGATTCGGCATCTGTTGATTTCTCAACAATCAATACCATAACCACAGGCTTAGAAACAAGTTTCAGCTTATCTCCATGGCTTTTACTGCCTCCAGCTATAGTGTTATTTCTGTCTTTAAAACGCATGCCCTCACTACCTTCCTTATTTGCAGGGGTTATTTCCGGCGCAATACTTGCCGTTGTTGTCCAAGGTTTTTCTTTGCATGAAGTTTTTCAGTTTATGCAAAATGGTTTCAGTATCACCACAGGTGTCACAGAATTAGACTCACTGCTTAATCGTGGTGGTATTCAATCAATGGCTTGGGTGATAACGCTGGTCATGATATCTCTTGGCTTTGGTGGCGCGTTAGAGCGCACACATTGTTTAGAAAGCATTATTGAAGTGATACTAAAGAAAACTCATTCATTTCTTGGGCTACAAGCTGCAGCAATGGGCACCGCAGTGACCACTAATCTCGTTGCTGGCGATCCTTATTTATCAATTAGTTTACCGGGTCGCATGTTTGCACCAGCATACGTTGAGCAAGGCTACTCTAAACTTAATCTTTCACGAGCAGTTGAAGAAGGTGGCACCTTAATCTCGCCACTAATTCCATGGAACGCTGGCGGCGCTGTGGTTATTACTGCACTCGGTTTAGGCATTGCTGAAGGAAACATAGAGAACTTACTGTATATACCACTTTCTTTTGCCTGCTGGATATCCCCATTAATTGGACTTTTTTATGCTGCAACGGGGCGATTTTCGCCTAAGCTAACTCAAGTGGAGCGCGAACAAGCAGAACAAGATCCCGCTGAAGAAACTGAGCTTGTTCAAGCCTAA
- a CDS encoding GlxA family transcriptional regulator: MVKEVDKREFSRVMRDVNSAFIALNEDQTKTVRVGFVLLEHFSMMAFTAAMDTLVTANLVRSTPLFTMSTFGLSSLSVKSDLNLNISTGFTIDDLIIDNHVSVDALIICGGYRSSLSECVQLSTKLRLLDKKNTVLGGLWNGAVALAHGGLLNHKTCSIHIDNHAFIKEHFPHICLSEHVFKIDGKYMTCADPSSALAMMCVFIESCFGRDTVRAIREILTCHQVESNHDATLMKTADNPAFPDTLRNILQLIKSNIEEPLQPDEISSYVGLSRRYIERLFQTHLATTPSRYYLELRITHARRLLLQSNDLIGNIAVASGFHSTTHFNHCFKAYFGLSPSQIRQKYRHEPFV, encoded by the coding sequence ATGGTAAAAGAAGTAGATAAACGAGAATTTAGTCGAGTAATGCGTGATGTAAATAGTGCATTTATTGCATTAAATGAAGATCAAACTAAGACGGTAAGAGTCGGTTTTGTTTTATTAGAACATTTCTCTATGATGGCCTTTACGGCTGCCATGGATACATTAGTGACGGCAAATTTGGTACGTTCAACCCCTTTGTTCACCATGTCTACTTTTGGCTTGAGTTCCTTATCGGTTAAAAGTGATCTTAATTTAAATATATCAACAGGCTTTACGATAGATGATCTCATTATTGATAATCATGTATCTGTTGATGCATTAATTATTTGTGGCGGTTACCGCAGTTCACTTAGTGAATGCGTTCAACTCTCGACCAAACTTAGGCTATTAGATAAAAAAAATACCGTACTAGGTGGATTATGGAATGGAGCCGTAGCCCTTGCTCATGGTGGTTTACTTAATCATAAAACATGTTCAATACATATAGATAACCATGCATTTATTAAAGAACATTTCCCTCATATTTGTCTATCTGAGCATGTGTTTAAAATAGATGGGAAATATATGACTTGTGCCGATCCTAGTAGTGCATTAGCAATGATGTGTGTATTTATTGAGTCGTGTTTTGGCCGTGATACAGTGCGAGCTATTCGTGAAATTTTAACCTGTCATCAAGTTGAAAGTAATCATGACGCGACATTAATGAAAACTGCAGATAATCCCGCTTTTCCAGACACATTACGTAATATATTACAGTTAATTAAATCTAACATTGAGGAGCCTTTACAGCCTGATGAAATTAGTTCGTATGTGGGTTTGTCGCGACGATACATTGAACGTTTATTTCAAACACATTTAGCAACGACCCCATCACGCTATTACCTTGAACTGCGGATCACTCATGCTCGCCGTTTATTATTACAAAGCAATGATTTGATCGGCAATATAGCTGTCGCAAGTGGCTTTCATAGTACCACTCATTTTAACCACTGTTTTAAAGCTTATTTTGGGTTATCTCCGAGTCAAATTAGGCAAAAGTACCGTCACGAACCCTTTGTGTAA
- a CDS encoding catalase family peroxidase — MRSNRLFWLIKTSFLTVFILSSPVLAIDRTSAELVDAVNGTPDTVSRDAGKKIKLRNHAKGFCTSGTFIPNPKLQHTLTIPFFKQDEIPVVARFSLGGTNPHASDRGAGRFMSLKIDGHKESLNFVTTNSPVFFASNLEEFFNFQTKVKQGAEGKKWLMDNQPNAKTFFNYINTLPPSVSFANSRYFGVNSFLFSANNGQIMPGRWSFEPVDGEIYLSQAKLDSLPNDFLKTELLTRIKQKPAEWDLYIQLAQPSDEINDPTVLWPESRQRLLVGQVRIDGKRDNETATIQCDRGIFNPVLLPKGIAPSADPILNARTPAYIESFIRRQ; from the coding sequence ATGCGTTCAAATAGATTATTTTGGCTTATTAAAACCAGTTTTTTGACGGTTTTTATACTGTCATCACCAGTACTTGCAATTGATAGAACGAGTGCAGAGCTGGTTGATGCCGTTAATGGCACACCGGATACTGTCAGCCGTGATGCGGGGAAAAAAATAAAACTACGTAATCATGCGAAAGGTTTTTGTACCTCAGGTACGTTTATTCCTAACCCTAAACTACAGCATACCTTAACGATCCCCTTTTTTAAGCAAGATGAGATCCCTGTGGTTGCTCGCTTTTCTTTAGGAGGTACTAATCCACACGCATCGGATAGAGGTGCAGGGCGTTTTATGTCACTAAAAATTGATGGACATAAAGAGAGCCTTAATTTTGTAACGACTAATTCTCCTGTTTTTTTTGCCAGTAATTTAGAGGAATTTTTTAACTTTCAAACTAAGGTAAAACAAGGGGCTGAAGGCAAGAAGTGGCTTATGGACAACCAACCTAATGCTAAAACATTTTTCAATTATATCAACACTCTACCACCGAGTGTTAGTTTTGCTAATAGTCGCTACTTTGGTGTCAATAGCTTCTTGTTCAGTGCAAACAATGGCCAGATAATGCCTGGCCGTTGGAGCTTTGAGCCTGTTGATGGCGAGATTTATCTTAGTCAAGCCAAGCTTGATAGCCTACCCAATGACTTTCTAAAAACAGAATTGTTAACTCGTATTAAACAAAAACCTGCAGAGTGGGATCTTTATATTCAATTGGCACAACCCAGTGACGAAATTAACGATCCGACAGTCTTGTGGCCTGAGAGTCGCCAACGTTTATTGGTTGGGCAGGTACGTATTGACGGCAAGCGAGATAATGAAACGGCGACGATACAATGTGATAGGGGGATTTTTAATCCTGTGCTATTGCCAAAGGGGATCGCTCCCTCTGCAGATCCTATCTTAAATGCACGGACTCCCGCTTACATTGAGTCGTTTATCAGACGCCAATAG
- a CDS encoding DUF417 family protein translates to MKTTNFSYVFGVLGVSLLLLWLGVYKFTATEAKLIEPLIANHPLMDWLYQFLSVQTVSNLIGSTEIIVGVGLLLGLKKTKVALVSGLAAMTIFSVTLSFMLTTPGTWKISDGVPITNFFLLKDLAFLAIAMMVVETNRVILKS, encoded by the coding sequence ATGAAAACAACAAATTTCAGTTATGTGTTTGGTGTACTAGGGGTATCTTTGTTGTTGCTATGGTTAGGAGTTTATAAGTTCACTGCTACCGAGGCAAAGTTGATTGAGCCGTTAATCGCCAATCATCCTTTGATGGACTGGCTCTATCAGTTTTTATCAGTGCAAACAGTGTCAAATCTGATCGGTTCCACTGAGATTATTGTTGGTGTAGGGCTATTGTTGGGATTAAAAAAAACCAAAGTCGCTTTAGTGTCAGGGCTGGCTGCTATGACTATTTTTTCGGTCACGCTTAGTTTTATGCTGACAACACCGGGTACGTGGAAAATTTCTGATGGAGTGCCAATCACCAATTTCTTCTTACTTAAAGACTTGGCCTTTCTTGCAATAGCCATGATGGTGGTTGAAACTAACAGGGTTATATTAAAGAGTTAA
- a CDS encoding SDR family oxidoreductase: MKKLAVITGASSGFGAAIAKRLSAQGYPLLLLARRLDAMEALALPNTLCRAVDVCDAIGFEQAVQEAESEYGAVDCLINNAGVMLLSELDVQDPKEWQTMIDVNISGVLNGMKVVMAGMKQRRCGTIVNISSLAGQKSYEFHAAYCATKYAVHGLTEATRWELAPHNVRVIEISPGAAETELISHISVPEVLEDYQNWKASIGGVISADDVAAAIEFAITLPQSVCVRDLKIAPTKQQN, encoded by the coding sequence ATGAAAAAATTAGCTGTTATCACAGGCGCCAGTAGCGGTTTCGGTGCAGCCATTGCTAAACGTCTTAGTGCGCAAGGCTACCCATTACTGCTGTTAGCAAGAAGACTTGATGCCATGGAAGCATTGGCGTTACCCAATACTTTATGCAGAGCAGTTGATGTATGTGATGCGATAGGTTTTGAGCAAGCCGTTCAAGAGGCAGAATCTGAGTATGGCGCTGTCGATTGCTTGATTAATAATGCCGGTGTCATGCTCTTATCTGAGCTCGATGTTCAAGATCCCAAAGAATGGCAAACCATGATAGATGTTAATATCAGTGGTGTATTAAATGGCATGAAGGTGGTCATGGCGGGAATGAAACAGCGACGCTGTGGCACTATCGTTAATATTTCAAGTTTAGCGGGCCAAAAAAGTTATGAATTTCACGCCGCATATTGCGCCACTAAATATGCCGTTCACGGTCTTACCGAAGCGACACGATGGGAATTGGCACCGCATAATGTCAGGGTCATTGAAATCTCACCAGGGGCGGCAGAAACAGAATTAATTTCTCATATCAGTGTGCCTGAAGTATTAGAAGATTACCAAAACTGGAAAGCCTCAATTGGTGGGGTGATTTCAGCTGACGATGTTGCTGCAGCGATAGAGTTTGCAATCACATTACCGCAATCAGTATGTGTACGTGACTTAAAAATTGCTCCCACCAAACAGCAAAATTAA
- a CDS encoding isopenicillin N synthase family oxygenase — translation MLPIVDLTKLADPNECARLQRSLMECGFFFITGHGIDTEKVFTISKQFFLLSEAEKNDISMDNSRHFRGYSHIGSEVTDKQVDVREQFDVGSEDIAVTVNEATQWQGLIGPNQWPKTLPDMQPVLTEFAHKAQSIALEVIKGLAKALSISEQGMLHIYGDKPHQHMKLIRYPDGAQQQGVGAHKDEGLLTLLLQDNVGGLQVKMDNQWQDVPTIPGTIVVNVGELLEMFTAGELQATEHRVQIKANERYSAAFFLGGTLNQIVEPTGNADENFYRSFKSFHIGENYFKGRLRSHPNVANKFYKDIK, via the coding sequence ATGTTACCTATCGTCGATTTAACTAAGTTAGCTGATCCTAATGAATGTGCCCGCTTACAGCGATCGCTTATGGAATGTGGATTTTTCTTCATTACTGGTCATGGCATTGATACTGAAAAAGTGTTTACTATTTCAAAGCAATTCTTTTTGTTATCTGAAGCTGAAAAAAATGACATATCAATGGATAATTCTCGTCATTTTAGAGGCTATAGTCATATAGGTAGCGAGGTGACTGATAAACAGGTTGATGTGAGAGAACAATTTGATGTTGGCTCTGAAGATATCGCTGTCACGGTTAATGAAGCTACGCAGTGGCAAGGATTGATAGGGCCTAATCAATGGCCAAAAACCTTACCTGACATGCAACCTGTATTGACAGAATTCGCTCATAAAGCCCAAAGCATAGCGCTCGAAGTCATTAAGGGGCTCGCCAAGGCTTTATCAATATCAGAACAAGGTATGCTACATATTTATGGCGATAAACCTCATCAACATATGAAATTGATCCGTTATCCTGATGGAGCGCAACAGCAAGGTGTGGGTGCACATAAAGACGAAGGGCTGCTGACACTACTCTTGCAAGATAATGTCGGTGGCTTACAGGTCAAAATGGATAATCAATGGCAAGATGTACCGACCATACCAGGTACCATTGTCGTTAATGTGGGTGAATTACTTGAAATGTTCACCGCTGGCGAGCTACAAGCGACAGAACACAGAGTTCAAATAAAGGCCAATGAACGTTACTCCGCTGCCTTTTTTCTTGGGGGAACATTAAATCAAATCGTTGAACCCACTGGTAACGCCGATGAAAATTTCTATCGTTCATTTAAAAGTTTTCATATCGGTGAAAATTATTTTAAGGGGCGATTGCGATCGCACCCAAATGTGGCAAATAAATTCTACAAGGATATAAAATGA
- the ubiG gene encoding bifunctional 2-polyprenyl-6-hydroxyphenol methylase/3-demethylubiquinol 3-O-methyltransferase UbiG, whose product MLNRSKLTSINKTSINTVTEVNKFNALAKEWRDPNGKFKHVLTFNQARLVAIKTMLAQHFNRDINRKLCLEGLALLDIGCGAGLLCEPLAECGADVTAIDPSEHNILIAKQSAKNNELSINYIHCLASDLTDKNEHTLYDIVLNTEVIEHVADQQGLLNICCEKLKPGGLLIMATLNRTIKSYIIAILGAEYVMKYLPIGTHEWRYFIKPEELSAMIAKQGLQTIGSQGIQFNLLKKQWKIANSTDVNYMLYAKKLK is encoded by the coding sequence GTGCTAAACAGAAGTAAACTCACTTCGATTAACAAGACCAGTATTAATACTGTTACAGAGGTTAATAAATTTAATGCTTTAGCCAAAGAGTGGCGCGATCCCAATGGAAAATTCAAACATGTTTTAACCTTTAACCAAGCTCGATTAGTCGCGATAAAAACAATGTTAGCGCAACATTTCAATCGCGATATTAATCGTAAACTCTGCCTTGAAGGGTTGGCATTACTCGATATTGGCTGTGGCGCAGGACTCTTATGCGAACCTTTAGCTGAATGTGGTGCTGACGTGACCGCAATAGATCCCAGTGAACACAATATATTAATAGCCAAGCAAAGTGCTAAGAATAATGAACTATCAATCAATTATATTCATTGTTTAGCCAGCGATCTTACAGATAAAAATGAACACACTTTGTATGATATTGTTCTCAATACAGAGGTGATAGAACATGTAGCGGATCAACAAGGTTTACTCAACATCTGTTGTGAAAAGCTAAAACCAGGCGGTTTATTGATAATGGCCACCCTTAATCGCACTATTAAATCGTATATCATCGCGATACTTGGTGCAGAATATGTCATGAAATACCTCCCTATAGGGACTCATGAGTGGCGCTATTTTATTAAACCTGAGGAATTATCAGCAATGATAGCTAAGCAAGGTTTACAGACCATAGGTTCACAAGGAATACAATTCAACCTCTTAAAAAAACAATGGAAAATAGCCAATAGCACCGACGTTAACTATATGCTTTATGCTAAGAAGCTAAAATAA